Proteins encoded together in one Falco biarmicus isolate bFalBia1 chromosome 4, bFalBia1.pri, whole genome shotgun sequence window:
- the LOC130148074 gene encoding radial spoke head 10 homolog B2-like isoform X3 — protein MNLRPWSKARGWPPSRAGAWLPSGAAGRPLPLAAAWGVPGRGDGSRRRTAAVRRGARGCEARGGGARVRVAAAGGEGFQRPGCTRRPARALGSSVNCRRGRRRGLEASGGEKSSRVDTQKENRCCDNSVVMAKDKKKDGKKAEKPVRPPIPAQDTAAESRATKPTELQTVVKGVEETQAIPVIADKESEGVKEPPIQDVPQYYEEAVLTQVVVKSYEGEKVHGLYEGEGFAYFEGGNTYKGMFSEGLMHGQGTYTWADGVKYEGTFVKNVQMFSGCYTWNDGSIYEGSIKNGVRHGFGFFRSGTHPVSYIGYWCKGKRHGKGIVYYDQEHTSWYSGNWVNNIKEGWGMRCYKSGNIYEGQWEKNVRHGKGRMRWLTANQEYMGQWVYGVQHGCGTHIWFLKRMPASQYPLRNEYIGDFVNGERHGRGKFIYASGAVYDGEWVCNKKQGKGKFVFKNGHVYEGEFIDDRIAQYPNFRVDAMNTKELNAICTGGNFGTVINGSENTSILGSDIELDISSVLDLLPREERHEELKQVEFAVLRQITELRRVYTFYSGLGCDHSLDNAFLMTKLQFWRFLKDCQFHHSTLTLAEMDRLLSGDKTPLEEIHCPHGSLLFRTFLSYVIRLAFHIYHEEHREKGSCLHKCFLEMMSRNVIPAACHIQGTLFSEERCTVFALSYIDKCWEIYRAFCRPSTKPPFEPTMKMRHFLWMLNDFKLLSKQLTASKLVEILVKDSPSLHDSNSTNLEPELVFLEFVEALLDCASVYVTSNMIKEQVARDNEKRSSFRIESLSEGTTNVSPYPEYSLSQPLRPCEDRGHPLQGFLLGDTKDVPSLFNWDAERGQDFCPATELTA, from the exons ATGAATCTCCGGCCCTGGAGCAAGGCCAGGGGCTGGCCTCCCTCAAGGGCTGGGGCCTGGCTCCCCTCAGGGGCCGCGGGGAGGCCGCTCCCCCTGGCGGCAGCGTGGGGCGTGCCCGGGCGGGGTGACGGCAGCCGGCGCCGCACTGCGGCTGTGCGGCGCGGGGCCCGCGGCTGTGAGGCGAGGGGCGGTGGAGCGAGGGTGCGGGTGGCTGCTGCGGGCGGGGAGGGCTTCCAGCGCCCGGGCTGCACTCGCCGGCCCGCTCGGGCCCTTGGTTCATCTGTTAATTGCCGGAGAGGAAGGAGGCGCGGGCTGGAAGCGAGCGGTG GGGAAAAATCTTCACGTGTAgacacacagaaggaaaatagaTGTTGCGACAATTCAGTAGTTATGGCAAAGGATAAGAAGAAAGATGgcaagaaggcagaaaaacctGTGCGTCCCCCTATTCCTGCACAAGATACTGCAGCTGAGAGTAGGGCAACAAAGCCAACAGAATTGCAAACCGTGGTGAAAGGAGTGGAAGAGACGCAGGCAATTCCAGTGATAGCAGATAAAGAGTCAGAGGGGGTAAAGGAACCTCCGATCCAAGATGTTCCTCAATACTATGAGGAGGCTGTTCTTACTCAAGTGGTTGTAAAAAG ctATGAAGGTGAAAAAGTCCATGGATTGTATGAGGGTGAAGGATTTGCATATTTTGAGGGGGGAAATACATACAAG GGCATGTTTTCTGAAGGGCTTATGCATGGACAAGGGACTTACACGTGGGCTGATGGTGTGAAGTACGAG gGAACATTTGTTAAGAATGTGCAGATGTTTAGTGGCTGTTATACATGGAATGATGGCAGCATTTATGAAGGATCTATCAAGAATGGAGTTAGACATGGATTTGGATTTTTCAGGAGTGGTACTCATCCCGTTTCTTACATTGGCTATTGGTGTAAAGGCAAAAGACATGGAAAG GGTATTGTTTATTATGATCAGGAACATACTTCTTGGTATTCAGGCAACTGGGTAAATAACATCAAAGAAGGATGGGGAATGAGATG CTATAAGTCTGGAAATATCTATGAAGGTCAGTGGGAGAAAAATGTACGtcatggaaaaggaagaatgagATGGTTGACAGCTAATCAAGAGTATATGGGACAGTGGGTGTATGGCGTACAG CATGGATGTGGCACCCACATATGGTTTTTGAAGAGAATGCCAGCGTCTCAGTATCCTTTAAGGAATGAATACATAGGTGATTTTGTAAATGGGGAACGACATGGACGTGGGAAGTTCATATATGCCAGTGGAGCAGTGTACGATGGTGAATGGGTTTGTAATAAGAAGCAAGGCAAG GGCAAGTTTGTCTTCAAGAATGGTCATGTTTATGAAGGAGAGTTCATAGATGATCGTATAGCACAATATCCTAATTTTCGAGTGGATGCAATGAATACAAAAGAGCTGAATGCCATTTGCACGGGAGGTAATTTTGGCACTG TCATCAATGGCtcagaaaatacttctattCTGGGATCAGATATTGAGTTGGACATATCTTCAGTGCTTGACTTGTTGCCAAGGGAAGAGAGACATGAAGAGCTGAAACAA GTAGAATTTGCAGTGTTGAGGCAGATTACAGAACTGAGAAGAGTTTACACCTTCTACAGTGGCTTAGGCTGCGATCATTCTCTTGACAACGCCTTCCTCATGACTAAGCTTCAGTTTTGGAGATTTCTGAAGGACTGCCAGTTTCATCACTCCACCCTAACTCTTGCTGAAATGGATCGGCTATTGAGTG gTGATAAAACACCACTTGAGGAGATACATTGCCCACATGGGAGTTTACTGTTCAGAACATTTTTATCTTACGTTATTCGCCTAGCATTTCATATCTATCATGAAGAACACAG AGAGAAAGGTTCTTGTCTGCATAAGTGTTTCTTAGAAATGATGTCCAGGAATGTTATTCCCGCTGCCTGTCATATCCAGG GTACCTTATTTTCTGAAGAGCGATGTACAGTTTTTGCCTTGAGCTACATTGACAAATGCTGGGAAATATACAGAGCTTTTTGTAGACCGAGTACCAAACCTCCATTTGAACCCACAATGAAAATGAGGCACTTCCTTTGGATGTTGAAT GATTTTAAACTTCTCAGCAAACAATTAACTGCTTCAAAACTTGTGGAAATACTTGTCAAAGACAGTCCCTCTCTACACGATAGCAACAGTACCAATCTGGAGCCAGAG TTGGTTTTTCTTGAATTTGTTGAAGCTCTTCTTGATTGTGCATCAGTGTATGTTACCAGCAACATGATTAAGGAGCAAGTAGCTCGTGATAATGAGAAAAGAAGTAGCTTTAGAATTGAGAGTCTGTCAGAGGGAACCACAAATGTGTCTCCATACCCAGAATATTCTCTGTCCCAG